In the genome of Acetobacter oryzifermentans, one region contains:
- the murJ gene encoding murein biosynthesis integral membrane protein MurJ — protein sequence MLKNFLTVGGWTMLSRVLGLVRDQLLAAFMGAGALQDAYQVAFRLPNMFRRLFGEGAFNAAFVPLFSSVMTREGKEEAQLFARRALGVMLVWLVFLCVLGEIFMPQVLKVIAPGFLQSGDRYALAVSLSRITFPYLVLICAAALLAGVLNGLHRFGVASAAYLAFNVVGIAAILLASPFLPNVAYAAAWGVTASGVAQLGLLFWACERAHFGLMPLWPALTPRIRLLLRRMVPGLIGSGVGQINLTIDTIIGTLLPAGSVSLMYFADRINQLPLGVLGAAAGTTLLPVLTRHLAAGETDAAHAAQNRSIEYVLLLTLPAVAGLLVLAGPIMIVLFGHGSFTEHDALLSAQSLRAYAIGLPAFVLVKVLSPAFFARGDTRTPVYIGIGVLLLNFVLNLLFMKPLVHMGPPLASSLAAVINVAVLAFLLRQKNALFLAPELLGGIARVGLGAAVMALLLVGIETLLPLPMHFLMRLIWLTVMVGAGGIFYAGMLHMLGVIDLADLLAGLRRRLNRKRT from the coding sequence ATGCTTAAAAATTTCCTTACCGTTGGCGGCTGGACAATGCTCAGCCGTGTTCTTGGCCTTGTTCGGGATCAGCTTCTGGCAGCTTTTATGGGTGCAGGGGCATTGCAGGATGCCTATCAGGTGGCATTTCGTCTGCCTAACATGTTTCGGCGCTTGTTTGGGGAGGGTGCATTTAACGCAGCCTTTGTGCCTTTGTTTTCTTCTGTAATGACGCGAGAAGGCAAAGAGGAAGCACAGCTTTTTGCACGCAGGGCCTTGGGCGTTATGCTGGTCTGGCTGGTATTTTTATGCGTGCTGGGCGAAATTTTTATGCCGCAGGTGCTTAAGGTTATCGCTCCCGGCTTTTTACAAAGTGGGGATAGATACGCTCTAGCCGTCAGCCTGAGCCGTATTACCTTTCCTTATCTGGTGTTGATTTGCGCGGCAGCGCTGCTGGCCGGTGTTCTTAATGGTTTGCACCGGTTCGGTGTGGCCTCGGCGGCTTATCTGGCTTTCAACGTAGTGGGTATTGCAGCCATTCTGCTAGCTTCACCCTTTTTGCCGAATGTTGCTTACGCTGCGGCATGGGGGGTAACGGCATCGGGCGTTGCACAACTGGGGCTGCTGTTCTGGGCGTGTGAGCGTGCGCATTTTGGCCTAATGCCTTTGTGGCCAGCCCTTACGCCCCGTATCCGCCTGTTGCTGCGCCGTATGGTGCCGGGGCTGATCGGCAGTGGTGTTGGGCAGATTAACCTTACTATTGATACCATTATTGGCACACTGCTTCCGGCAGGCAGTGTTTCCCTTATGTATTTTGCGGACCGGATTAACCAGTTGCCTTTGGGGGTTTTGGGGGCGGCGGCTGGTACCACGCTTTTGCCTGTGCTCACGCGCCATTTAGCAGCAGGAGAAACAGATGCAGCGCACGCAGCGCAAAACCGGTCTATTGAATATGTTCTGCTGCTCACACTTCCGGCTGTAGCTGGCTTGCTGGTATTGGCAGGGCCGATCATGATTGTTCTGTTCGGCCACGGATCTTTCACCGAGCATGATGCACTGCTTTCAGCGCAATCCTTGCGGGCTTATGCTATTGGCTTGCCCGCTTTTGTGCTTGTGAAAGTTCTCTCTCCAGCATTTTTTGCACGCGGGGATACGCGCACACCGGTTTACATCGGTATTGGCGTGCTACTGCTTAATTTTGTGCTTAATCTACTGTTCATGAAGCCTCTGGTTCATATGGGGCCACCTTTGGCCAGTAGTTTGGCCGCTGTTATAAATGTGGCTGTGCTGGCTTTTTTACTTCGGCAAAAAAATGCACTGTTCCTTGCTCCAGAACTATTGGGTGGCATTGCTCGGGTTGGCCTAGGGGCGGCTGTTATGGCGCTGCTGCTTGTTGGCATAGAAACCTTGCTGCCGCTGCCCATGCATTTTCTTATGCGGTTAATATGGCTGACCGTTATGGTAGGGGCCGGGGGCATATTTTATGCCGGTATGTTGCACATGCTGGGCGTTATAGACTTGGCAGATCTGCTGGCGGGGCTGCGCAGGCGCTTAAACCGTAAGCGCACCTAA
- a CDS encoding AI-2E family transporter yields the protein MLKIKCYCGTPGRTHQNMPDSLPSQFLPDSPRCSFIKPSQRSRRGQEMARTVLALFIVGVAVYTIQGFLPALAWGSVFAIATWPLYTRACNKWPHAASGTLLPLLFTAAMALLFVIPLTLVTLEAVGEAQSALEWLSHAREYGVPVPDAIHRLPFGSAAISKWWEAHLSDPRDLSGMLGNLDSKGVAVTRAVGSQVAHRATLFCFSILTLFFLYKDGLSVIRQCRVVSCRAFGKRGESIGRQIVASIHGSVQGLVLVGIGEGLLLGIIYVFAHAPHPALFGVITAVAAMIPFCAMIAVGLVSLLILVQGSSVAAITTFCIGAVIIFTADHFIRPALIGGSTKLPFLWVLLGILGGAETWGLIGLFVGPAAMAALNLLWCRWAYGNNPKAS from the coding sequence ATGCTGAAGATAAAATGTTATTGCGGAACCCCTGGGAGAACACACCAGAATATGCCCGATTCATTGCCATCACAATTTCTTCCGGATTCACCGCGCTGCTCTTTTATCAAACCAAGCCAGCGCTCTCGTCGGGGGCAGGAAATGGCGCGTACAGTTCTGGCGCTGTTTATTGTGGGAGTAGCCGTTTACACTATCCAAGGCTTTTTGCCCGCATTGGCATGGGGAAGTGTTTTTGCCATTGCCACATGGCCTCTTTATACGCGCGCTTGTAATAAATGGCCTCATGCAGCCTCTGGCACGCTTCTGCCCTTGTTATTTACGGCAGCCATGGCATTGCTATTTGTTATTCCGCTTACTCTTGTAACGCTGGAAGCTGTGGGAGAAGCCCAGAGCGCACTGGAATGGCTATCTCATGCGCGCGAATATGGTGTGCCTGTGCCCGATGCCATTCATCGCCTACCTTTTGGAAGTGCCGCCATAAGCAAATGGTGGGAGGCGCATCTTTCAGACCCGCGTGATCTTTCTGGCATGCTGGGTAATCTGGATAGCAAGGGTGTGGCTGTTACACGCGCCGTGGGTTCGCAGGTTGCGCATCGCGCCACATTGTTTTGCTTTTCCATCCTAACCTTGTTTTTTCTGTATAAAGATGGGCTTTCCGTTATCCGCCAGTGCCGCGTGGTTTCATGCCGCGCTTTTGGTAAACGCGGAGAAAGCATCGGGCGCCAGATTGTTGCTTCCATTCACGGCTCTGTTCAAGGGCTGGTGCTGGTAGGTATTGGGGAAGGCTTGCTGCTTGGCATTATCTATGTATTTGCCCATGCCCCCCACCCTGCTTTATTTGGCGTGATTACGGCCGTGGCAGCCATGATTCCTTTTTGCGCCATGATAGCTGTCGGCTTGGTCTCTCTGCTCATTCTGGTGCAGGGTAGCTCTGTTGCCGCCATTACAACTTTTTGCATTGGCGCAGTGATTATTTTTACCGCTGACCACTTTATCCGCCCTGCCCTTATTGGCGGCAGCACCAAGCTGCCCTTCCTTTGGGTACTATTGGGTATTCTGGGCGGCGCAGAAACATGGGGGCTGATTGGCCTGTTTGTTGGGCCTGCGGCTATGGCTGCACTCAATCTGCTATGGTGCCGGTGGGCATACGGAAACAACCCAAAAGCCAGTTAG
- a CDS encoding MerR family transcriptional regulator, with the protein MTDEAQTFSETGGEQSPPATENVSTNSAPSDKGPFAFRTISEVADELHVPQHTLRLWETQFHQVRPLKRGGGRRYYRPADIELLRHIADLLYTQGYTIKGVQRILQSGDVPASETAPQDEAEKQPETATEVTEPSEAVVEKSEIVEDSAEKAVAVDDNASTIQPGPGPGPGPGPGPGPGPGPEPEPEPEPEPEPEVVAENVEGAADLSPEMEDAVVTFASIEPHPHMTELVEQNRQLCQDLADVLVELEEFRKKLVS; encoded by the coding sequence ATGACTGATGAGGCGCAGACTTTTTCCGAAACAGGGGGAGAGCAGTCTCCTCCGGCAACGGAAAATGTAAGCACGAATTCAGCGCCTTCCGATAAAGGGCCCTTTGCTTTTCGGACAATCAGCGAAGTGGCAGATGAACTTCATGTGCCGCAGCATACCCTTCGCTTGTGGGAAACGCAGTTCCATCAGGTGCGTCCGTTAAAGCGCGGTGGTGGCCGCCGGTATTATCGGCCAGCCGATATAGAGCTTTTACGCCATATTGCAGATTTGCTTTACACTCAGGGTTATACCATCAAAGGTGTGCAGCGGATTCTGCAAAGCGGTGATGTGCCTGCATCTGAAACAGCCCCACAAGATGAGGCTGAAAAGCAACCAGAAACTGCAACAGAGGTAACTGAACCATCTGAAGCTGTGGTAGAAAAATCTGAAATTGTAGAAGATTCTGCCGAAAAAGCAGTTGCTGTGGATGATAATGCATCCACAATCCAGCCAGGGCCAGGGCCAGGGCCAGGGCCAGGGCCAGGGCCAGGGCCAGGGCCAGGGCCAGAGCCAGAGCCAGAGCCAGAGCCAGAGCCAGAGCCAGAAGTGGTTGCTGAGAATGTTGAGGGTGCTGCAGATCTATCACCAGAAATGGAAGATGCAGTGGTGACATTTGCATCTATTGAGCCGCATCCGCATATGACAGAACTGGTGGAACAGAACCGTCAGCTATGTCAGGATCTGGCAGATGTGCTGGTGGAGCTAGAAGAGTTCCGTAAAAAGCTGGTTTCTTAA
- a CDS encoding integration host factor subunit alpha encodes METVTRASLIEQIYQQVGLSRKESSVLLEDVLETVMDALERGESVKISGFGTFSVRKKGQRSGRNPKTGEEVPILPRSVLVFRPSQLLRAEVNHETLDAEAEHDHD; translated from the coding sequence ATGGAAACTGTCACACGTGCATCCTTGATAGAGCAGATCTATCAGCAGGTTGGCCTGTCTCGTAAAGAATCCTCCGTTCTTCTGGAAGATGTTCTGGAGACGGTGATGGACGCTCTTGAACGCGGCGAAAGTGTTAAAATCAGCGGGTTTGGCACTTTTTCGGTTAGGAAAAAAGGCCAACGGAGCGGTCGTAATCCGAAAACGGGTGAGGAAGTTCCGATTTTGCCGCGCTCGGTCTTGGTCTTTCGTCCGAGTCAGCTTCTGCGCGCTGAAGTAAACCACGAAACGCTAGATGCAGAAGCGGAGCATGATCATGACTGA
- a CDS encoding beta-ketoacyl-ACP synthase III → MKERFMAKRSLLVGFGGFLPDRVVSNAELAERLETSDEWIKTRTGITRRHLVGPNDTAASMGAEAARRALDYAGLTAEDIDAVFVATATPDQAFPATAVRVQAALGIKQGFGFDITAACSGFIFALSTADAFIRSGQIRNALVIGSEVYSRIMDWEDRTTCVLFGDGAGAVVLSASDEPGERGILSTHLHSDGTAGDLLYVDGAVGQPDKSGHLKMSGRDVFRHAVGKLSSSVDEALEAEGLSYADVDWLVPHQANIRIIEGVAKKLNLPAERVVITVDRHANTSAASVPLALDEAVRDGRIQKGDLVLMEALGGGLTWGSALVRL, encoded by the coding sequence ATGAAAGAACGGTTTATGGCGAAACGTTCGCTTCTGGTAGGGTTTGGCGGTTTCCTGCCAGATCGGGTTGTTAGCAATGCAGAGCTGGCAGAACGTCTTGAAACATCAGATGAATGGATCAAAACCCGCACAGGTATCACCCGCCGCCATCTTGTTGGGCCGAATGATACGGCAGCCAGCATGGGGGCAGAGGCCGCACGGCGCGCCTTAGACTATGCGGGGCTAACGGCTGAAGATATTGATGCAGTTTTTGTGGCGACAGCCACGCCAGATCAGGCTTTTCCTGCAACGGCTGTACGTGTTCAGGCCGCATTGGGCATAAAGCAGGGCTTTGGCTTTGATATTACTGCCGCGTGCTCTGGCTTTATTTTTGCACTTTCCACCGCAGATGCGTTTATCCGTTCCGGCCAGATTCGGAACGCGCTGGTTATCGGTTCTGAAGTGTATTCCCGCATCATGGATTGGGAAGACCGTACAACCTGTGTGCTGTTTGGAGATGGTGCTGGTGCAGTCGTGCTTTCTGCCTCGGATGAGCCGGGTGAGCGCGGTATTCTTTCCACGCATTTACATTCCGATGGTACAGCGGGCGATCTATTGTATGTGGATGGTGCCGTGGGACAGCCAGATAAAAGCGGACATCTGAAAATGAGCGGGCGTGACGTGTTCCGCCATGCCGTTGGCAAACTTTCTTCTTCTGTAGATGAAGCGCTGGAAGCTGAAGGCCTTTCTTACGCAGATGTAGATTGGCTGGTGCCGCATCAGGCGAATATCCGCATTATTGAAGGCGTTGCCAAAAAGCTGAACCTGCCTGCTGAGCGGGTGGTGATAACGGTTGATCGGCATGCCAATACCTCAGCGGCATCTGTGCCTTTGGCATTGGATGAGGCTGTGCGTGATGGACGTATCCAGAAAGGTGACCTGGTTTTGATGGAAGCCTTGGGTGGTGGTCTGACATGGGGTTCCGCTTTGGTAAGGCTATAA
- the plsX gene encoding phosphate acyltransferase PlsX — MNKTEIPDNSLSEQDEVFSLAVDGMGGDGAPEVVVAGLAAAAERHRGIKVLLLGDESQLRPLLAKYPKAASICTISHTDQSIPMDMKPTSALRMRRSSMRLAMDAVASGRARGVVSAGNSGAMLALAKIVVKTLPGISRPAMAAISPTIKGDVVMLDLGANVACDWRNLVEFAVMGEAFAKAVLGLPAPSIGLLNIGSEELKGDEKLRVAAEALRESPLASQFHGFVEGHDITAGTTDVVVTDGFTGNVALKTGEGVLKMATTLLRRVFKRGIVSKIGYLLVRPGLERMKEWLDPRRYNGAVFVGLNGVVVKSHGGTDAEGFAAAVDVAMDMVTHGFNDSIRDRLSHMSALLSPQQNAEEREPAVPVS; from the coding sequence ATGAACAAGACCGAGATTCCAGATAATTCCCTTTCTGAACAGGACGAGGTGTTCAGCCTTGCCGTGGATGGAATGGGAGGTGATGGGGCTCCGGAAGTTGTTGTCGCCGGGCTCGCCGCCGCCGCTGAACGGCACCGAGGCATCAAGGTGCTGCTGCTGGGGGATGAATCCCAGTTGCGGCCTTTGCTGGCAAAGTACCCCAAGGCTGCATCCATATGCACTATCTCGCATACGGATCAGTCTATCCCAATGGATATGAAGCCAACATCTGCTTTGCGGATGCGGCGATCGTCCATGCGCCTTGCCATGGATGCCGTGGCAAGTGGCCGTGCCCGTGGTGTGGTTTCTGCTGGTAACAGCGGTGCCATGCTGGCTTTGGCCAAGATTGTTGTTAAAACCCTTCCGGGTATTTCCCGTCCGGCCATGGCGGCCATCAGCCCTACCATCAAGGGTGATGTGGTCATGCTGGATTTGGGTGCGAATGTGGCGTGTGACTGGCGCAACCTTGTAGAGTTTGCCGTAATGGGTGAAGCTTTTGCCAAGGCTGTGTTGGGGCTGCCTGCGCCCTCTATCGGGTTGCTCAATATCGGTTCGGAAGAGCTGAAGGGTGATGAAAAGCTGCGTGTAGCAGCAGAAGCCCTGCGAGAAAGCCCACTGGCTTCGCAGTTCCATGGTTTTGTGGAAGGGCATGATATTACCGCAGGCACAACCGATGTGGTTGTAACTGATGGGTTTACCGGAAATGTCGCGCTTAAAACCGGGGAAGGGGTGCTTAAAATGGCAACCACTCTCCTGCGGCGCGTATTTAAGCGTGGTATTGTTTCCAAAATTGGATATCTGCTTGTGCGTCCGGGTTTGGAACGCATGAAGGAATGGCTTGATCCGCGCCGTTACAATGGGGCCGTTTTTGTAGGCCTGAACGGTGTGGTTGTTAAGTCTCACGGCGGCACGGATGCAGAAGGTTTTGCCGCAGCGGTTGATGTGGCGATGGATATGGTGACGCACGGATTTAATGACAGTATCCGTGATCGTCTCTCCCATATGAGTGCACTTCTCTCTCCCCAGCAAAATGCGGAGGAGCGCGAGCCAGCGGTTCCCGTTTCCTGA
- the rpmF gene encoding 50S ribosomal protein L32 — protein MAVPKKKTSPSRRGMRRSHEALNVEAFAECSNCGELKRPHHVCSHCGHYDGREVVASGKALKVAVRA, from the coding sequence ATGGCTGTACCCAAGAAGAAAACCTCGCCTTCACGTCGTGGCATGCGTCGCAGCCATGAAGCTCTGAACGTGGAAGCTTTTGCTGAATGCTCTAACTGTGGCGAACTGAAGCGCCCGCACCATGTGTGCAGCCATTGTGGCCATTACGATGGTCGTGAAGTGGTTGCTTCTGGTAAGGCACTTAAGGTTGCTGTCCGCGCTTAA
- a CDS encoding DUF177 domain-containing protein encodes MSEKPEFSRPMALRRIGGQETAVTVEATEQECAAIARRLGLPKITLFRCRYLLKADRHSVVEAEGALAVHYTQTCVVSLENFEDVLAGAFNIRFVPSERFVEPEEPDLDAIDEIPYEGQDIDLGEAAVEQFALDLDPYPHAPEIDLPEGLVLSEEEAEKLLEEGEQDEKQNPFAALSRLKPGKA; translated from the coding sequence ATGTCTGAAAAACCAGAATTTTCCCGCCCAATGGCATTGCGCCGAATCGGAGGGCAGGAAACTGCAGTGACGGTGGAAGCAACAGAACAGGAATGTGCAGCGATTGCTCGCCGCCTTGGTTTGCCAAAAATTACACTTTTTCGCTGTCGGTATCTGCTTAAGGCCGATAGGCACAGCGTGGTGGAGGCAGAAGGTGCGCTGGCTGTTCATTATACGCAGACCTGCGTTGTCAGTCTTGAAAATTTTGAGGATGTTCTGGCAGGAGCATTCAACATTCGGTTTGTGCCTTCTGAACGGTTTGTAGAACCCGAAGAGCCTGATTTGGATGCAATTGATGAAATTCCGTATGAAGGGCAGGATATTGACTTGGGTGAAGCTGCGGTAGAGCAGTTTGCGCTTGATTTGGACCCATACCCACATGCGCCGGAAATTGATCTGCCAGAAGGCCTTGTTCTGAGCGAGGAAGAGGCAGAAAAACTTCTGGAAGAAGGGGAGCAGGATGAAAAGCAGAACCCCTTTGCGGCCCTGTCTCGGCTAAAACCGGGGAAGGCCTGA
- a CDS encoding outer membrane protein assembly factor BamE → MKQPRQNKISRLRNTCGALAAVIALSGCAVFGPTPTPRGSLIEADDYNQLIPGASTRADALDLLGSPTTKGAFDDNTWIYISMSTYLIPMDFPGIGKQQVVVLKFDDAGNLQSLRTLNKKDSRSVAMINSITPTPGTKINILQQILGNVGRYNPMQNMMGAGSAGGGAGGMGMNNQGPGHFGSGNSL, encoded by the coding sequence ATGAAGCAGCCACGCCAGAACAAAATATCACGCCTGCGGAATACCTGCGGCGCGTTGGCGGCAGTAATAGCGCTTTCTGGCTGCGCCGTGTTTGGGCCAACCCCCACGCCCCGTGGCTCTTTGATTGAGGCAGATGATTACAACCAGCTTATTCCCGGCGCCAGCACACGGGCCGATGCGTTAGATCTGCTAGGCTCCCCCACCACCAAGGGAGCGTTTGATGACAACACATGGATCTATATTTCCATGAGCACATATCTGATTCCCATGGATTTTCCGGGAATCGGCAAGCAGCAGGTTGTGGTGCTGAAGTTTGATGATGCAGGCAACCTTCAGAGCTTACGCACACTGAACAAAAAAGATTCCCGCTCTGTCGCCATGATCAACAGCATCACCCCCACGCCGGGCACAAAAATCAACATCCTACAGCAGATTCTGGGGAACGTGGGCCGCTACAACCCCATGCAGAATATGATGGGCGCGGGCTCCGCAGGCGGTGGCGCAGGGGGTATGGGCATGAACAATCAGGGGCCAGGCCACTTTGGTTCTGGCAACTCTCTGTAA
- a CDS encoding ATP-binding protein, whose translation MQRSGLKLFPSSFWKSRRVEKSMRRVLPRSLLARSLLIVFIPLLITQGIALEVFYGNFLQVASRRLSDSVTSEIVLSLNALEHLKKPADRQWFVEQAQQHLQLVESWHSNARLRRFGSTHVLGPMDEDLARALRASISYPFFVNWRADPHTVKISIQLPDGVLDVEAPRKRLDMGQIWLFVAWAVGSSLLLFVIASLFMRNQVRAIRRLAHAAEQFGLGRDIGPIRPAGAQEVRKAAVAFNRMQDRIYRFVSQRTGVLAGVSHDLRTPLTRLRLSLDMMPRTGMVRAEDIQPDVEDMIGDVAEMEHMIASYLAFARGEGAENVAETEIEPFLEDVAAAARRAGAHVFSVRVAQGLRVHMRPDAMRRALTNLVDNARRYAKHINLSAQSRSDGVVVMVDDDGPGIPPERRDGVLRAFESGRGGGTGLGLTISRDIVRAHGGEMELLDSPMGGLRVRLFLPR comes from the coding sequence ATGCAGCGCAGCGGGCTAAAGCTTTTTCCATCCTCATTCTGGAAATCACGCAGGGTGGAAAAATCCATGCGGCGCGTGCTTCCACGTTCGCTTCTGGCGAGATCTTTGCTGATTGTGTTCATTCCCTTGCTGATCACGCAGGGCATCGCGCTGGAAGTGTTTTACGGTAATTTTCTACAGGTTGCCTCGCGGCGTCTTTCAGATTCCGTTACATCGGAAATTGTGCTCTCATTGAACGCCTTGGAGCATTTGAAAAAACCGGCAGACCGGCAGTGGTTTGTAGAGCAAGCCCAGCAACATTTGCAGTTGGTGGAATCGTGGCATTCCAATGCGCGGCTTAGGCGTTTTGGCTCTACCCATGTGCTGGGGCCTATGGATGAAGATCTGGCTCGCGCCTTACGTGCCTCCATTAGCTATCCGTTTTTTGTAAACTGGCGGGCAGACCCCCATACAGTCAAAATTTCCATTCAGTTGCCAGATGGTGTGCTGGATGTAGAAGCACCGCGTAAACGGTTGGATATGGGGCAGATCTGGCTGTTTGTGGCATGGGCTGTTGGTAGTTCCTTGCTGCTGTTTGTGATTGCCAGCCTGTTCATGCGTAACCAAGTGCGGGCTATCCGGCGGTTGGCTCATGCGGCCGAACAGTTTGGGCTTGGGCGTGATATTGGCCCTATTCGTCCGGCAGGGGCGCAGGAAGTGCGTAAAGCTGCTGTGGCCTTTAACCGCATGCAAGATCGGATTTACCGTTTTGTATCGCAACGCACGGGGGTTCTGGCGGGTGTATCGCATGATTTGCGCACACCACTCACCCGTTTGCGGCTTTCTTTGGACATGATGCCCCGTACCGGCATGGTACGTGCAGAGGATATTCAACCCGACGTGGAAGACATGATTGGTGATGTGGCTGAAATGGAGCACATGATTGCCAGTTATTTGGCCTTTGCACGGGGGGAAGGGGCCGAAAACGTTGCAGAAACCGAAATAGAACCCTTTTTGGAAGACGTGGCTGCTGCGGCCCGGCGGGCTGGCGCGCATGTTTTTTCTGTGCGTGTGGCACAGGGGTTGCGCGTGCACATGCGCCCAGATGCCATGCGCCGCGCATTAACCAATTTGGTGGATAATGCGCGGCGCTATGCAAAGCATATCAATTTAAGCGCTCAGAGCCGATCAGATGGCGTTGTGGTGATGGTAGATGATGATGGGCCGGGTATCCCTCCAGAACGTCGAGACGGCGTTCTACGGGCTTTTGAGAGCGGGCGTGGGGGTGGAACCGGGCTGGGGTTAACAATCTCACGCGATATCGTGCGCGCACATGGCGGCGAGATGGAATTGCTGGATTCCCCAATGGGTGGCCTGCGCGTCAGGCTGTTCCTGCCGCGCTAG
- a CDS encoding response regulator, with protein sequence MEHERESVEEDVAPHVIVVDDDPRLRRLLQRYLFEHGFRVSVAASAAEARQTLEGIQPDAMVLDVTMPGENGLELTRALRDEGQELPILLLTARGEPADRITGLEAGADDYLGKPFEPRELLLRLKAHLRRHQPAPATDNLRIVRLGDKEFDPVRLILSGPNGTIHLTGGEAALLSVLARRPNDVFSREEIAKALDMAEIGERAVDVQVTRLRRRIEPDPKEPRYLHTIRGRGYVLKPGL encoded by the coding sequence ATGGAGCATGAGCGCGAGAGTGTGGAAGAAGATGTCGCCCCGCATGTTATCGTGGTGGATGATGATCCACGGTTGCGGCGGCTGTTGCAGCGTTACCTGTTTGAGCACGGTTTTCGGGTAAGCGTGGCGGCGAGTGCGGCAGAAGCACGGCAAACGCTGGAAGGTATTCAGCCCGATGCCATGGTGCTGGATGTGACCATGCCGGGTGAAAACGGTTTGGAGCTAACACGCGCACTGCGTGATGAGGGGCAGGAACTTCCCATTCTGCTTCTTACAGCACGAGGAGAGCCAGCAGACCGCATTACGGGGCTGGAAGCTGGGGCAGATGATTATCTGGGTAAACCTTTTGAGCCGCGTGAGCTGCTTTTGCGCTTGAAAGCACATTTGCGCCGGCATCAGCCTGCTCCGGCCACGGATAATCTGCGCATCGTGCGGTTAGGGGATAAGGAGTTTGATCCGGTTCGGCTTATTCTTAGTGGCCCCAATGGCACCATCCATCTTACGGGAGGGGAGGCCGCTCTGCTTTCCGTATTGGCGCGCAGGCCCAATGATGTGTTCTCGCGGGAGGAAATTGCCAAGGCGCTGGATATGGCGGAAATTGGAGAACGCGCCGTAGATGTGCAGGTTACGCGTCTTAGGCGACGTATTGAGCCCGACCCCAAGGAACCACGATACCTGCATACCATTCGTGGGCGTGGGTATGTGCTCAAACCCGGGCTGTAA
- a CDS encoding MarR family winged helix-turn-helix transcriptional regulator, with protein sequence MSLPHETAGADLLFLREEQLRLAQTLMFLASRDMAQAVEPVLEEDGLGHAHYRVLQVLAFSPGIPVSRLQAVLGVTKQSLGRTMHELDARRYLESQPGRQDRRQRLLFLSPEGKAAEARLFAVVRQRLVAAYREAGGAAVEGFRRVMRGMLSEQSRSVLNEDAAGKKGGRHGA encoded by the coding sequence ATGTCCCTACCTCATGAAACAGCAGGGGCAGACCTGCTCTTTCTGCGGGAAGAACAGTTGAGGCTGGCGCAAACCCTCATGTTTCTGGCATCGCGCGATATGGCGCAGGCTGTTGAGCCCGTTTTAGAAGAAGATGGTTTGGGGCACGCGCATTACCGGGTCTTGCAGGTTCTGGCATTTAGCCCCGGTATTCCAGTTAGCCGCCTTCAAGCTGTGTTGGGGGTGACAAAACAAAGCCTTGGCCGCACCATGCATGAACTGGACGCAAGGCGGTATCTGGAAAGCCAACCGGGCCGCCAGGATAGGCGGCAGCGTCTGCTTTTTTTAAGCCCAGAAGGTAAGGCGGCAGAAGCCAGATTGTTTGCTGTTGTGCGCCAGCGCCTTGTGGCAGCGTACCGGGAGGCAGGAGGTGCCGCCGTAGAAGGGTTTCGGCGCGTGATGCGTGGAATGTTATCCGAGCAGAGTCGGTCTGTGCTGAATGAAGATGCAGCAGGCAAAAAAGGAGGGCGGCATGGAGCATGA